The following nucleotide sequence is from Methanomassiliicoccales archaeon.
CCTGTTGTGAAAACAAACCTTGGATAAACATAGGGGCCTACTATGAGTATTGGGTCTATTTTTACCAGTTTCCCGTGGCGTGTTGTCGACTCAGCAGCCTCTTTTAACCTTCTGAAGTTTTCTTGGATCCATCCCCTGACCTTTATCGCTTCTTCTATCGACTCTGTTCTGAGTACGGGTGCTCTTGTCATCTTGTCCCCTGTTATCCTTACTGTGGCGCCCCCGGCTTCTGTTATGGCTGAGCATCCCCTGTTTACTGATGCTACGAGGGCTCCTTCTGATGTTGCGAGTGGAATGTAAAATTCGCCCTTTGCATGTTCTCCTCTGATTTTAATGGGCCCCGCGATTCCTAATGGTATTTGTATTGTGCCGATTGGATTTTCTATGTTCTTTTTCTGGGCCTCTTCCATGCTTATAGAATATTTGGAGATATGTTCTAGTTTTTTTCCTGTTATTCTTTCTATGAATAATCTTCTTATCTCCACTGCTTCTTCT
It contains:
- a CDS encoding 3-hydroxy-3-methylglutaryl-CoA reductase → MIQEEIIQGLKEGKIKLHEIEKYTSIEEAVEIRRLFIERITGKKLEHISKYSISMEEAQKKNIENPIGTIQIPLGIAGPIKIRGEHAKGEFYIPLATSEGALVASVNRGCSAITEAGGATVRITGDKMTRAPVLRTESIEEAIKVRGWIQENFRRLKEAAESTTRHGKLVKIDPILIVGPYVYPRFVFTTG